One window of Brevibacterium pigmentatum genomic DNA carries:
- a CDS encoding DEAD/DEAH box helicase — protein sequence MARLQEIPAEFADDDTIYESFGEYCQAIGVEPYPAQDEAFLTILAGDNTIMATPTGSGKSLVALFALYQSFTRGIRSYYTAPLKALVSEKFFSLINAFGAENVGMITGDSTVNPDAPVICATAEILANQALREGGMLDAGMVVMDEFHYVADPSRGWAWQVPLLEMPQTQFVLMSATLGDTTDIRSTMTETTGRGSSVVTSATRPVPLDYEYSTETLSDTLRGLVRNDKAPVYVVSYSQNGAIDLATNLLSVDLASKEQKAAIAAAIKGFTFGKGFGQSLRKLLLHGVGVHHAGMLPKYRRLIEQLALKGLLLVISGTDTLGVGINVPIRSVLLTGLTKFDGRKMRRLSVREFQQLAGRAGRAGFDTRGYVIAQAPEHVIDNLKAEAKAANDDKKKKKKVKKKAAPVGFVGWSEETFTKLIEGESETLRPRMKIDHSTILNLVARPGSDVATISDFIEKTHETRERRLDLKLTAISIGRSLIDAGLIEVRGSELIATQDLGPQFALNQPLAPFVLAALELLDEDDDTYALDVVSIVEATTSVPFQILKGQLDRIKGETLAELKAEGVEYAERMAILDEIESPAPLAEMLDPAFDHFVETHPWLHRGGFEPKSVVRDMIEQAMGFTQFVGYYSLARAEGSLLRYLTDVYRALLHNVPAENRTEELETIIEWLGETIARTDSSLLDEWRTLQGLDPTEHDDDLPALDRRFSENTKVFTAEIRNALFHRVLLAERANYTELGRLDAESGFDSRAWEDAIEDFYDEYGELHVDQKARGREYIDITPGSHTWSVRQILADPDDNRDWAIDAEVDVAASDESGDIVLRILSVGEIGR from the coding sequence GTGGCCAGATTGCAGGAGATCCCAGCGGAATTCGCGGACGACGACACGATCTATGAGTCCTTCGGCGAATACTGCCAAGCGATCGGAGTGGAGCCGTATCCGGCTCAGGACGAGGCGTTCCTCACGATCCTCGCCGGCGACAATACGATCATGGCGACCCCGACCGGTTCGGGGAAGTCACTTGTCGCTCTCTTCGCGCTCTACCAGTCCTTCACCCGGGGGATCCGGTCCTACTACACGGCCCCGCTCAAGGCCCTTGTGAGCGAGAAGTTCTTCTCCCTCATCAACGCCTTCGGCGCCGAGAACGTCGGCATGATCACCGGCGACTCCACGGTCAACCCCGACGCTCCCGTCATCTGCGCCACGGCAGAGATCCTGGCCAACCAGGCGCTGCGTGAGGGCGGAATGCTCGACGCCGGAATGGTCGTCATGGACGAGTTCCACTATGTCGCCGATCCCTCCCGGGGCTGGGCCTGGCAGGTGCCCCTCCTCGAGATGCCGCAGACCCAGTTCGTTCTCATGTCCGCCACTTTGGGCGACACGACCGACATCCGGTCGACCATGACGGAGACGACCGGACGCGGATCCTCCGTGGTCACCTCCGCGACCAGGCCCGTCCCACTCGACTACGAATACTCGACGGAGACGCTCTCTGACACTCTGCGCGGACTCGTCCGCAACGACAAAGCCCCGGTCTACGTCGTCTCCTACTCCCAGAACGGAGCCATCGACCTCGCCACCAACCTGCTTTCGGTCGACCTCGCCTCCAAGGAGCAGAAAGCTGCGATCGCCGCAGCCATCAAGGGCTTCACCTTCGGCAAGGGATTCGGGCAGAGCCTGCGCAAACTGCTTCTGCACGGCGTCGGCGTCCATCACGCCGGAATGCTGCCGAAGTACCGCCGACTCATCGAACAGCTTGCGCTCAAGGGCCTGCTCCTCGTCATCTCCGGCACGGACACCCTCGGCGTGGGCATCAACGTGCCCATCCGCTCCGTGCTCCTGACCGGACTGACGAAGTTCGACGGACGGAAAATGCGCAGACTCAGCGTCCGCGAATTCCAACAGCTCGCCGGACGTGCCGGCCGCGCCGGATTCGACACCCGCGGCTACGTGATCGCCCAAGCCCCCGAACACGTCATCGACAACCTCAAGGCCGAAGCCAAGGCTGCGAACGATGACAAGAAGAAAAAGAAGAAGGTCAAGAAGAAAGCCGCCCCGGTGGGCTTCGTCGGTTGGTCCGAAGAGACCTTCACCAAACTCATCGAAGGCGAGTCCGAGACCCTGCGGCCCCGGATGAAGATCGACCATTCGACGATCCTCAACCTCGTCGCCCGCCCCGGCTCCGATGTCGCGACCATCAGCGACTTCATCGAGAAGACGCATGAGACCCGGGAACGCCGACTCGACCTCAAACTGACCGCGATCAGCATCGGACGCTCCCTCATCGACGCCGGACTCATCGAGGTCCGGGGCAGCGAGCTCATCGCCACCCAGGACCTCGGCCCGCAGTTCGCGCTCAACCAGCCGCTGGCGCCCTTCGTCCTCGCCGCACTCGAGCTGCTCGACGAAGACGACGACACCTACGCCCTCGACGTCGTGTCCATCGTCGAGGCGACCACCTCCGTGCCGTTCCAGATACTGAAGGGCCAACTCGACAGGATCAAGGGGGAGACCCTGGCCGAGCTCAAGGCCGAAGGCGTCGAATACGCCGAACGCATGGCGATCCTCGACGAGATCGAAAGCCCCGCACCCCTGGCTGAGATGCTCGATCCGGCCTTCGACCATTTCGTCGAAACCCATCCCTGGCTGCACCGAGGCGGCTTCGAACCCAAATCCGTCGTCCGCGACATGATCGAGCAGGCGATGGGCTTCACCCAGTTCGTCGGCTACTACAGCCTCGCCCGGGCCGAAGGCAGCCTGCTGCGCTACCTCACCGACGTCTACCGTGCACTGCTCCACAACGTCCCCGCAGAGAACCGGACCGAGGAACTCGAGACCATCATCGAATGGCTCGGGGAGACCATCGCCCGGACGGATTCGTCGCTGCTCGACGAATGGCGGACCCTGCAGGGACTCGACCCCACCGAACACGACGATGATCTGCCGGCACTCGATCGCCGGTTCTCCGAGAACACGAAGGTCTTCACCGCAGAGATCCGCAACGCCCTGTTCCACCGCGTGCTGCTGGCCGAACGCGCGAACTACACCGAGCTCGGCCGCCTCGACGCCGAATCGGGATTCGACTCCCGGGCCTGGGAGGACGCGATCGAGGACTTCTACGACGAATACGGGGAGCTGCATGTCGACCAGAAGGCCCGCGGACGGGAATA
- a CDS encoding YciI family protein, which translates to MPVFAVTYHYGPDTDTRMEHRPAHRQWQAEMNEAGTILASGPLDNDPQPGGLLILRAADRAEVEGHLAADPYASLGVIESTDIREWTPVFGPFAQG; encoded by the coding sequence ATGCCGGTCTTCGCCGTCACCTATCACTACGGTCCCGATACCGATACGCGGATGGAGCACCGCCCCGCGCACCGTCAATGGCAGGCGGAGATGAATGAGGCCGGAACGATCCTCGCCTCCGGTCCCCTGGACAACGATCCGCAGCCGGGAGGTCTGCTGATCCTCCGCGCCGCCGACCGTGCAGAGGTCGAAGGGCACCTGGCCGCCGATCCCTATGCCTCGCTCGGTGTCATCGAGTCGACGGACATCCGCGAGTGGACTCCCGTGTTCGGGCCCTTCGCCCAGGGCTGA